From one Rhizobium lentis genomic stretch:
- the xylF gene encoding D-xylose ABC transporter substrate-binding protein, producing MKSILKLMAGAAILVSVHTAAMAADLVVGVSWSNFQEERWKTDEAAIKKALEAKGAKYISADAQSSAAKQLTDVESLISQGANALIILAQDSDAIGPAIEKAAAEGIPVVGYDRLIENPAAFYITFDNKEVGRLQAEGVFKAKPEGNYVFIKGSSSDPNADFLFSGQQEVLKAAIDAGKIKNVGEAYTDGWLPENAQRNMEQFLTANNNKVDAVVASNDGTAGGAIAALDAQGLAGSVPVSGQDGDKAALNRIALGTQTVSVWKDSRELGKRAAEIALDLAGGKDMSKIDGAQAFKGGPKGVEMQSVFLKPLAITKDNLNVVIDAGWISKAEACQGVKADTVAACK from the coding sequence ATGAAGTCTATTTTGAAACTGATGGCCGGCGCTGCCATTCTCGTTTCCGTGCATACTGCCGCCATGGCTGCCGATCTCGTCGTCGGCGTTTCCTGGTCGAACTTCCAGGAAGAGCGCTGGAAGACCGACGAAGCCGCGATCAAGAAGGCTTTGGAAGCCAAGGGCGCCAAATATATTTCCGCTGACGCACAGTCCTCAGCCGCCAAGCAGCTGACCGACGTCGAATCGCTGATCTCGCAGGGCGCCAACGCGCTGATCATTCTCGCCCAGGACTCCGACGCAATCGGCCCGGCAATCGAAAAGGCCGCCGCCGAAGGCATTCCAGTCGTCGGTTACGACCGCCTGATCGAAAACCCGGCCGCCTTCTACATCACCTTCGACAACAAGGAAGTAGGCCGCCTGCAGGCCGAGGGCGTCTTCAAGGCCAAGCCGGAAGGCAACTACGTCTTCATCAAGGGCTCGTCCTCCGATCCGAACGCCGACTTCCTGTTCTCAGGCCAGCAGGAAGTGCTGAAGGCCGCAATCGACGCCGGCAAGATCAAGAATGTCGGCGAAGCCTATACCGACGGCTGGCTGCCGGAAAATGCTCAGCGCAACATGGAGCAGTTCCTGACCGCCAACAACAACAAGGTTGACGCCGTTGTTGCTTCGAACGACGGCACGGCCGGCGGCGCAATCGCAGCCCTCGACGCCCAGGGCCTCGCCGGTTCCGTTCCGGTTTCCGGCCAGGACGGCGACAAGGCAGCGCTGAACCGCATCGCGCTCGGCACCCAGACGGTTTCCGTCTGGAAGGACAGCCGCGAACTCGGCAAGCGCGCCGCAGAAATCGCTCTCGACCTCGCCGGCGGCAAGGACATGAGCAAGATCGACGGCGCCCAGGCCTTCAAGGGCGGGCCGAAGGGCGTGGAAATGCAGTCGGTCTTCCTGAAGCCGCTTGCCATCACCAAGGACAATCTGAACGTCGTCATCGACGCCGGCTGGATCTCCAAAGCTGAAGCCTGCCAGGGCGTGAAGGCCGACACGGTTGCCGCCTGCAAGTAA
- a CDS encoding sugar ABC transporter permease, whose product MAEMVKSTTSSGPRTAEANPVARFFRATEIDTRLLGMIGALVIIWIGFHIITGGLFLTPRNLWNLSVQTTDIAIMTTGMVLIIVTRNIDLSVGSVLGLCGMIMGVTQAKILPEYIGFDSPFTWVITLLIGLIAGGLIGTFQGMIIAFLNVPSFIVTLGGLLVWRGATWLVTSGQTVAPMDQTFRIMGGGAEGSIGATWSWIVGIAACLFVIASIVGSRRQRRRFGFPRRPIWAEYFLATLSCVLILGAVSIANSYYWPVNIAKKYAETNNIPWPETGLDIPYGIAVPVLIAIVVGIIMTFIATRLRFGRYVFAIGGNPEAAELAGIKTRWVTVRIFALMGVLAAIAAAISTARLNAATNSQGTLDELYTIAAAVIGGTSLAGGTGTIAGAMLGALVMQSLQSGMVLAHVDTPLQSVVVGTVLVVAVWLDTVYRARAK is encoded by the coding sequence ATGGCCGAAATGGTAAAATCAACGACTTCGAGCGGACCGCGAACGGCGGAAGCCAATCCGGTGGCCCGCTTCTTCCGCGCGACCGAGATCGACACGCGTCTGCTCGGCATGATCGGCGCGCTCGTCATCATCTGGATCGGTTTCCACATCATCACCGGCGGCCTGTTCCTGACCCCGCGCAATCTCTGGAACCTCTCGGTCCAGACGACCGACATCGCGATCATGACGACGGGCATGGTGCTGATCATCGTCACCCGCAATATCGACCTTTCGGTCGGCTCCGTGCTCGGCCTCTGCGGCATGATCATGGGTGTCACGCAGGCGAAGATCCTGCCTGAATATATCGGTTTCGACAGCCCCTTCACCTGGGTGATCACGCTGCTCATCGGCCTTATCGCAGGCGGCCTGATCGGCACTTTCCAGGGCATGATCATCGCCTTTCTGAACGTTCCCTCCTTCATCGTCACGCTCGGCGGCCTGCTCGTCTGGCGCGGCGCCACCTGGCTCGTCACCAGCGGCCAGACGGTTGCACCGATGGACCAGACCTTCCGCATCATGGGCGGAGGCGCGGAGGGCTCGATCGGCGCTACCTGGAGCTGGATCGTCGGCATCGCCGCCTGCCTTTTCGTCATCGCCAGCATCGTCGGCTCGCGACGGCAGCGCCGCCGCTTCGGCTTTCCGCGCCGGCCGATCTGGGCGGAATATTTCCTTGCGACCTTGAGCTGCGTGCTCATCCTCGGCGCCGTCTCAATCGCCAACAGCTATTACTGGCCGGTCAATATCGCCAAGAAATATGCCGAGACCAACAACATCCCCTGGCCGGAGACTGGTCTGGATATCCCCTACGGCATCGCCGTGCCGGTGCTGATCGCCATCGTCGTCGGCATCATCATGACCTTCATCGCCACACGCCTGCGCTTCGGCCGCTATGTCTTCGCGATCGGCGGCAACCCCGAGGCGGCTGAACTCGCCGGCATCAAGACCCGCTGGGTCACCGTGCGCATCTTCGCGCTGATGGGCGTTCTGGCCGCTATCGCAGCCGCGATTTCCACCGCCCGCCTCAACGCCGCGACGAACTCGCAGGGCACACTCGACGAGCTCTACACCATCGCCGCCGCCGTTATCGGCGGGACGTCGCTCGCAGGCGGCACCGGCACGATCGCCGGCGCCATGCTGGGCGCGCTCGTCATGCAATCGCTGCAATCAGGCATGGTGCTCGCGCATGTCGACACACCGCTGCAGAGCGTCGTCGTCGGCACCGTCCTTGTCGTGGCGGTCTGGCTCGACACCGTCTACCGTGCCCGTGCCAAGTGA